The following DNA comes from Chlamydiota bacterium.
CAGCGAAAAAGTGACAAATGATCTAAAAGATCTCCTCCAATTTCTTTCCAATCTTTTTCTTGGTAAGGGATCTTGAAAAGCGTTGTGTAACGACTGACCATAAAAATTGAATCTTCTTATCTTTTTATAAGAATAGTGTAGAGAGCTTTGAGTTTAATATCAAATTTAAAATGGAATACGTGTTTGTGCACTTAAATTTGAAGCGTATGTTTTTGCTTGAAACTTTGCAAAACTTAAACCTGCAATCATCGCAGCATTGTCTAAGGAGAGCGTTTTTGTGGGCCAAAAAATGGGCAGAGAAAAATGTTTGAAGATGTTTTCTTTTAGGTAAGTATTACATGTGACACCACCACCAAAAATCAAAGATTTGACTTCAAATGTGTTTAAAATTGCGTGCAACTTGTCGATGATGATTTGAACAGCTGTGTGTTGAAAAGAAGCTGCTGCATCACACAAATCCTCTTTTGAAAGAGGTAGCGTTTTATTTGTGTTTTGTCCAAAAAGAGTGTAGAGCACAGACGTTTTTAATCCCGAAAAGGAAAGATCAAAAGGACGGTTTTTCACTTTGCCTCCTTTAAAAGCAAAACGTTTGGGATCGCCTTTTTTTGCAAGGCGTTCAATTTCGGGGCCACCGGGATAGGGTAGGTGCAGCATTTTGGCCACTTTGTCAAACGCTTCGCCCATCGCATCATCGAGTGTTTGGCCGATGGGGACATAATGGTTGGGCTCTTTGATATGCACAAACTGTGTATGACCTCCGCTTAAAATAACGCCAAGAGCTGGATATTGGACGCTCATGAGGCAATCCATGATAGGAGCGTACAAATGGGCTTCGATATGATTAATTCCAATAAGAGGGATATCTGTTGCTAGAGATAACGCTTTTGCAAAATTGATTCCGATAAGAAGCGCACCTAAAAGACCTGGACCTTTGGCCACGCCAATTAAATCGATGTCATCTAGGGTGCAAGAAGCCTGTGTGAGCGCTTCTTGGAGTACGGGTGTGATCGTTTCAATATGGCGGCGGCATGCAAGTTCTGGCACCACACCTCCAAATTGAGCGTGTATGTCAATTTGCGATGAGACAACGTTGGATAAGATGTTAAAGCCATCTTCTACAATCGCACATGAGGTTTCATCACAGGTAGATTCTATTCCTAAGATTTTCATGCGCTAGATTATACATGAAGAGCAGAGTCTTTGTCCAGGATCCAAAGTACTGGATTTTGAGGGGTTCCTAGCCGTTGGCTTGGATAGGTTTTTTGACCTTTGTGTGTGACAAAAAGTTCTTTGATGATTGCCTGTTTTCCTTCTCCTAGCGCGTAGACAACAAGGTGTTTTGCTTGGTTGAGACAAGGGTAGGTCATGGTCATGCGCCAAGTATCTTTTTGAAGCACAAAATTAGCACTAACGAGTTTTTTGGTCTCTTTGAGCGCATCTGTATTGGGAAAAAGAGAGGCTGTATGTCCATCATCTCCGCAACCAAGCATGATGAGGTCAAAGGAGTGGTTGGGAACATGGGAATAGATGAGTTGTTCATATTTTTCGGCATTTTCTTCAATATCGACTTCTGCTTCCATTCTAAAAAGGTTCACAGGAGAGATGGGAAGAGAGCCAATGCCAGAGGTGATAGCCATTTTATAATTGGAGTCATTATCTGTGGGCGGCACACTTCTTTCATCGGAAAAAAAGAAAAACACCTTGGACCAATCCACACGGTTTGCATCAGCATGTTTTGCAATTCTTTCGTAGATTTTTTTAGGCGTGGATCCTCCAGATAGTGCGACTGTAAAAAGACCATGCTTATCGATGGCATCAATGGCACAAGCAAGCCAGTGAGTCACTGCAAAATCCAGCGTGTTTTCTAAGGTTGAACCTACCCATAGATTGGTTGTGGAATCAAAAGGAAGCAATGTACGAAATTTCATTAGGTATTCATCCTATAATTGAAAGGTGGTGGCAGCTTCTTAGCATGCGCTTGGCAATGTCAGGGCCCCAAGTTCCGGCTTGATAATTGGGAAAATCTTTGGGTGGATGGTTTTTCCAATAGTCTAACACGGGAGTTAAAATGCGCCAGGAATTTAGCACTTCATCTTCTCTTGCAAAAAGCGTATTATCGCCAAGGATGCAATCTAAAATGAGGCGTTCATAAGCTTCGGGTGGAGCTGTGCCAAAAAATTCAGAATAGCGAAAATCCATTTTGACAGGTTCGATCTGGGGAACAAATCCCGGACGTTTGCAATTGATAGAAAACGAAATACCTTCATCAGGTTGGATGCGAATACAAAGCGCATTGGCCTCTGTTTTTTGAGG
Coding sequences within:
- the tsaD gene encoding tRNA N6-adenosine threonylcarbamoyltransferase — protein: MKILGIESTCDETSCAIVEDGFNILSNVVSSQIDIHAQFGGVVPELACRRHIETITPVLQEALTQASCTLDDIDLIGVAKGPGLLGALLIGINFAKALSLATDIPLIGINHIEAHLYAPIMDCLMSVQYPALGVILSGGHTQFVHIKEPNHYVPIGQTLDDAMGEAFDKVAKMLHLPYPGGPEIERLAKKGDPKRFAFKGGKVKNRPFDLSFSGLKTSVLYTLFGQNTNKTLPLSKEDLCDAAASFQHTAVQIIIDKLHAILNTFEVKSLIFGGGVTCNTYLKENIFKHFSLPIFWPTKTLSLDNAAMIAGLSFAKFQAKTYASNLSAQTRIPF
- the pgl gene encoding 6-phosphogluconolactonase — its product is MKFRTLLPFDSTTNLWVGSTLENTLDFAVTHWLACAIDAIDKHGLFTVALSGGSTPKKIYERIAKHADANRVDWSKVFFFFSDERSVPPTDNDSNYKMAITSGIGSLPISPVNLFRMEAEVDIEENAEKYEQLIYSHVPNHSFDLIMLGCGDDGHTASLFPNTDALKETKKLVSANFVLQKDTWRMTMTYPCLNQAKHLVVYALGEGKQAIIKELFVTHKGQKTYPSQRLGTPQNPVLWILDKDSALHV